ATATAAATATCTCTATTTTCCTTTATCCAATTGAATATTAAATCTAATATAAAACAACCAAACTTGAATAACAACAAACTTGGGATACTTTAGTCTAATTCAAAAATATCCAGTCTAATTCTTTTAAAGTCTAATTCTCTCAAAAATCAAATTGCGGGCGGCCACCCCACCCTAAAGGATGGGGTATGCTTCGGGCCGCCCGCCCGGTTGTTCTGGTAATTAGAAATCATCAAGTCTTCTTTGCTTGGATCTCATGAACCTATGCAATCGAGACTCTTCACTCGGTTTTCCTTGCGATTCTTTAATGTAATGCTTAATTGTATCAGCAGTTACGTTTCCAACGGATCGATAGAACTTTCCACTTGACCATAGATTTCCACCCCAATATCGTTTTTTAAGATCAGGATGAAGCTTGAATAAGCTGTAAGAACTACCTCCTTTCAAATACTGAATTACCTCTGACAGAGAATTACTTGGATGAAATTCAAGAAACAAATGAACATGATCATCTACTACTTCCATTGCATGTATTTTGTAGCCATTTTTAGCACAAATTATACTGAGAATCAACTCGCAATCCTTTTTAATTCTCTTATTGTAGAATATATTGTATCGATACTTAGGCACCAACACGATGTGGTAAGTAATCTGACCATAGCCATGGCTAAAACTGCGTAATTCCAACTTATATCACATCCTAGCCAAAGGTGGCTGGCACCACCTCTGGTTATGGTGCCAAAAAAACCTTATTTTACAAAAAAAGTGAGGATTTAGATAATTAAAGTGAAAAAACGAAGAGGCGAGGGTTCACTTCATCCCCGACCTGAAGGACGGGGTATTCGTGACCCTCTGCGCTCCATTAGTAATAAAAGTTCAGTCTTTCAAATTTTTTCAATCTAGTTCTTCCAAATTTCAGTTAAATTCTTCCAATTATCTCAGTTTAATTTCCCAAAATATCTCTGTTCTCTCCAAATATCTCTGTTTAATCTCTCCAAGTATTCCAATCCAGTTCTTTCAAAACCCTTTTGTCCAATCCAACCTAATCATTTTTCACCTAACGTTTTTCGTTAATTTTGGACAAAGATAACTTGATTCAGTCCGATATAGATTCACTTAATCCAGTACCAGATCAAATTAAGTTTTACTTAGAGCTCAGTCAACACTGGACCCAACTCAGCCTGATATTATACGGTTCAACTTAGACCTGTATTCCAGTTTCTATTATTCCATTTTTATTCCAGTTTAGATCTATCTTAGTCTAACATCTCATTTAGTCTAACATTAGATTTCACTTAGCCAACACTAGTGTCGCGTCAGTAATAAAATGTAGTATAAAATCGATTATGGATATTCAAAATCATTCAATCTTTGAAGATTGACGCAACACTAGGTTTCACTCAACCGGAACTAGATTTCATTCAGTCAATACTCGATCTTGTGGACTCTTTAAATCAAACAGATTTTAGTTTTAAAATCAGGATAAATAAAGTCAGGAAAAAAATAGAAATAGAGGGCATTTTTTTCCTCAATCCTTCATCTTTTTTAGAAAGCACCACCAATCTCTCTGGTGAGGCATCCTCATGAGACGTGATTGAAAAAGGAACTCTCAGGATTCGAGAGATATTATTCAGACCGCTTACTCATGTCGGGTTTTGAGAGGTCCTATATCCTCTTTGTGAGTACTTTTCCCGTGGAGGACGACGTGGTTTATATGATCGAATTCTCTAAGGATTTCTTCTGCAGGACCTTCCTTGTCCAGAATACTGAGAGTATAAATCGTCACACATGAGAGAAGGAAACCAGGGACAATTTCGTAGAGATCAAAGATCCCTCCTGAGAGCTGCTTCCAGATAATGACCGTGAGACCACCAATAACCATCCCACCGAGAGCTCCGTTTCTGGTTGTGTTTCTCCAGAAAAGAGAGAAGAGAATAACTGGTCCAAAGGCAGCTCCAAATCCTGCCCAGGCATATGAGACCAGGCCCATAACCGAGTTATTCGGGTCTCTTGCTATCAGGTAGGCAATCGCTGAGATTACAATTACTGCAAACCTGCCCATCCAGACAAGTTCTTTTTCACTAGCGTTTTTCTTCATGGTTATTCTGTAAATATCCTCGGTGAAGGCAGAGGCTGCCACAAGCAACTGGGAATCAGCAGTGCTCATTATGGCTGCAAGGATGGCTGCAAGCAGAATTCCTGCAATAATAGGTGTGAATAGGGTATTCACTATTACCATAAAGACGGTCTCGCTTCCTGCTTCTCCAAGAAACTCGGGATAGAGGTAAGCTCTTCCGACAATTCCAATTGCTACAGCAAAGAACAGGGAAATAATGACCCAGACCATTGCAATAACTCTTGCCTGCTTGATTTTATCAGGAGATTCTATAGCCATAAAACGAACAAGGATGTGCGGCATCCCAAAGTATCCCAGGCCCCAGGCAAGGTTAGAGATCAGGGGAATTGCTCCACCGGCAAGAGCAGTCCAGGGATTAAGCAGTTGCGGGTCTATGCTTTCAATCAGGCTTACTGTTGAGTCGTATCCTCCTATTCCTTTCATAGCTGCAAGAGGCACAAAAGCAATGGCACAGACCATCAGCATTCCCTGGAAAAAATCAGTCCAGCAGACAGCCATGAAGCCTCCAAGGAAGGTATAGCTGATAATTACAAGTGCACCGATAAGAAGAGCTTGTTGATAGGGGATTTCGAAAACGGTATTGAAAAGCTTTCCACCTGCAACGAGGCCTGAGGAGGTGTAAAGCAAGAAAAAGATCAGAATCAGAATAGACGAGATAATCCTTAAAGAATGGCTTTTATCCCTGAACCTGTTTTCAAAGTATACGGGAATTGTAATAGAATCTCCTGCAGTCTGAGTATACTTCCTCAATTTTTTTGCAACAAATTTCCAGTTTAGATAGGTTCCAGTAGCCAGCCCTATTGCCAACCATATGGATTCCATCCCTGAGAGGTAAGCATATCCGGGCACGCCAAGCA
The genomic region above belongs to Methanosarcina horonobensis HB-1 = JCM 15518 and contains:
- the putP gene encoding sodium/proline symporter PutP, whose amino-acid sequence is MLLDNISIVLVFAVYLLFMVAIGVLYYRKTENLADYILGGRKLNSWVTALSAQASDMSGWLLLGVPGYAYLSGMESIWLAIGLATGTYLNWKFVAKKLRKYTQTAGDSITIPVYFENRFRDKSHSLRIISSILILIFFLLYTSSGLVAGGKLFNTVFEIPYQQALLIGALVIISYTFLGGFMAVCWTDFFQGMLMVCAIAFVPLAAMKGIGGYDSTVSLIESIDPQLLNPWTALAGGAIPLISNLAWGLGYFGMPHILVRFMAIESPDKIKQARVIAMVWVIISLFFAVAIGIVGRAYLYPEFLGEAGSETVFMVIVNTLFTPIIAGILLAAILAAIMSTADSQLLVAASAFTEDIYRITMKKNASEKELVWMGRFAVIVISAIAYLIARDPNNSVMGLVSYAWAGFGAAFGPVILFSLFWRNTTRNGALGGMVIGGLTVIIWKQLSGGIFDLYEIVPGFLLSCVTIYTLSILDKEGPAEEILREFDHINHVVLHGKSTHKEDIGPLKTRHE
- the tnpA gene encoding IS200/IS605 family transposase — encoded protein: MELRSFSHGYGQITYHIVLVPKYRYNIFYNKRIKKDCELILSIICAKNGYKIHAMEVVDDHVHLFLEFHPSNSLSEVIQYLKGGSSYSLFKLHPDLKKRYWGGNLWSSGKFYRSVGNVTADTIKHYIKESQGKPSEESRLHRFMRSKQRRLDDF